Proteins from a genomic interval of Chionomys nivalis chromosome 7, mChiNiv1.1, whole genome shotgun sequence:
- the Fabp6 gene encoding gastrotropin, whose amino-acid sequence MAFNGKFEFESEKNYDEFMKCLGISDDVTTKARNLKIVTEIQQNGQDFTWSQSYSGTNIMTNKFTIGKESEIQTMGGKKFKATLKLENGKVVADFPNFHQTSEIVGDKLVEIFTSGGVTYERISKRLA is encoded by the exons ATGGCTTTCAATGGCAAATTTGAGTTTGAGAGTGAGAAGAACTACGACGAATTCATGAAGTGCCTGG GTATTTCAGACGACGTGACTACAAAGGCACGAAACCTAAAGATCGTCACAGAGATCCAGCAGAATGGGCAGGACTTCACCTGGTCCCAGTCTTACTCTGGGACCAACATCATGACCAACAAGTTCACCATTGGCAAAGAAAGTGAAATTCAGACCATGGGAGGCAAGAAGTTCAAG gcTACTCTGAAGCTGGAGAACGGGAAGGTGGTGGCAGACTTCCCCAACTTTCACCAGACCTCGGAGATCGTGGGTGACAAGCTGGTGGAG ATCTTCACCAGTGGGGGTGTGACCTATGAACGAATAAGCAAGAGGCTGGCTTGA